In one Nocardia tengchongensis genomic region, the following are encoded:
- a CDS encoding aminotransferase class I/II-fold pyridoxal phosphate-dependent enzyme: MSESARDLARKLLAGSGTKESAEAGSATAVRHAAAPNPVTGRTAPARAARGPGRQFTDHPEVAAAVAKRAAIAAISAQSGMPNPLFLPRNSPNDTVIRAMDTDLVNFSAYNYLGLSSHPRVVRAGQAALDQYGASASASRIVSGEIPLYGELEQRLAGMYDVGDAMVTTSGYLTNAGVIGFLLREGDVAFCDSLIHGSVVSGTQWAGCRRINFRHNDPDSLRSVLKMSRSGFDRALVVLEGHYSMDGTVGRVAELAAVAREFDCAVMVDEAHSLGVFGAAGHGIREHYGMAGSDVDIWMGTLSKALGSVGGFIAADADLIAAMKSSAPGVAMLTGAPAPSGIAAAMAGLDVLAAEPERVTRLWRNARLFDAALRERGLDLGESQGTPIVPVIVPGEIRAGFVSAHLLQQGVYAGAISAPAVPVGKERLRFFITSEHTEQQLLSTADLLAAAIALADQLPEAMAV, encoded by the coding sequence ATGAGCGAATCGGCACGGGATCTGGCCCGGAAACTGCTGGCGGGCAGCGGAACCAAGGAATCCGCTGAAGCCGGGTCCGCGACCGCGGTCCGGCACGCCGCAGCCCCCAACCCGGTGACCGGCAGGACCGCACCCGCGCGCGCCGCGCGCGGGCCCGGCCGCCAGTTCACCGATCATCCGGAGGTCGCGGCGGCCGTGGCCAAACGGGCGGCCATCGCGGCCATCAGTGCGCAGTCGGGCATGCCGAATCCGCTGTTCCTGCCGCGAAACAGCCCGAACGACACCGTCATCCGGGCGATGGACACCGACCTGGTGAACTTCAGCGCCTACAACTACCTGGGGCTGTCCAGTCATCCCCGGGTGGTGCGGGCGGGCCAGGCGGCGCTGGATCAGTACGGCGCGTCGGCCTCGGCCAGCCGCATCGTCTCCGGCGAGATCCCGCTCTACGGCGAACTGGAACAGCGGCTCGCCGGGATGTACGACGTGGGCGACGCCATGGTGACCACCAGCGGCTACCTCACCAATGCCGGGGTCATCGGCTTCCTGCTGCGCGAGGGCGATGTGGCGTTCTGCGACAGCCTGATCCACGGCAGCGTGGTGTCGGGCACGCAGTGGGCCGGCTGCCGCCGGATCAACTTCCGGCACAACGATCCGGACTCGCTGCGGTCGGTGCTGAAGATGTCGCGGTCCGGGTTCGATCGGGCGCTGGTGGTGCTGGAGGGCCACTACTCGATGGACGGGACCGTCGGCCGGGTGGCCGAATTGGCGGCCGTGGCACGGGAATTCGACTGCGCCGTCATGGTCGACGAAGCCCATTCCCTCGGCGTGTTCGGCGCGGCCGGGCACGGTATCCGGGAGCACTACGGCATGGCCGGGTCCGATGTCGACATCTGGATGGGCACGCTGTCCAAGGCCCTGGGCAGCGTCGGTGGCTTCATCGCCGCCGACGCCGACCTGATCGCGGCCATGAAATCCAGTGCGCCGGGCGTGGCCATGCTGACCGGGGCGCCCGCGCCGTCGGGCATCGCGGCGGCGATGGCCGGGCTCGACGTGCTGGCGGCCGAGCCGGAGCGGGTCACCCGGCTGTGGCGCAACGCGCGGCTGTTCGATGCCGCGTTGCGGGAGCGGGGACTGGATCTCGGTGAGTCGCAGGGCACCCCGATCGTGCCGGTGATCGTGCCGGGCGAGATCCGGGCCGGGTTCGTCTCGGCGCATCTGTTGCAGCAGGGCGTGTACGCCGGGGCCATCTCGGCCCCGGCGGTGCCGGTGGGCAAGGAGCGGCTGCGCTTCTTCATCACCTCCGAACACACCGAGCAGCAGTTGCTGTCCACGGCCGACCTGCTGGCCGCGGCTATCGCCCTGGCCGATCAGCTGCCCGAGGCCATGGCGGTCTGA
- a CDS encoding MFS transporter — protein MVSLTRTDAPAPETSPSPALTRTTVLVFAVTAGSSAAGNYYLQPLLHEVAADLGVSTASAALLVSAAQIGYLCGLAFLVPLGDFLRRHRMVPALLLASVAALLVSAFAPNFAVLFAGVVATGVTASAAQVVVPWASALADPARRGQVVGTVMSGLLLGILLSRVLSGAVAQLGGWRAVLLVAAGLQVVMAISVYLLAPATPRTATGESYPQVLASILGLIRRHAVLRQRMLLGFILMGCFSLVWTALAFLLSGSGGSAYHYGEFVIGLFGLAGVVGALGAPVVGRLADRGHLRRVTSLTWLVLLASWVLVAWGGHSVVALIAALVVFDFGIQGAHLTNQSAIYTLDPAARSRLTTAYMVTYFLGGVTGSVTAGLAYQAGGWALVCGIGVAATVAGLLLWAVFALRPQHAGPQTAMASGS, from the coding sequence ATGGTTTCCCTGACCCGGACCGATGCGCCCGCGCCCGAGACGTCCCCGAGCCCGGCCCTGACCCGGACGACCGTGCTGGTGTTCGCGGTGACCGCGGGTTCCTCGGCCGCCGGCAACTACTACCTGCAACCCCTGCTGCACGAGGTCGCCGCGGACCTCGGCGTCTCCACCGCGAGCGCGGCCCTGCTGGTCAGCGCCGCCCAGATCGGCTACCTGTGCGGCCTGGCCTTCCTGGTCCCGCTGGGCGACTTCCTGCGCCGGCACCGGATGGTCCCGGCGCTGCTGCTGGCCTCCGTTGCGGCGCTGCTGGTTTCGGCGTTCGCACCGAATTTCGCGGTGCTCTTCGCGGGGGTGGTCGCGACCGGTGTGACGGCGTCGGCGGCGCAGGTGGTGGTTCCGTGGGCGTCGGCGCTGGCCGATCCGGCCCGGCGCGGGCAGGTGGTGGGCACCGTGATGAGCGGGCTGCTGCTGGGAATCCTGTTGTCGCGGGTGCTGTCCGGGGCCGTGGCACAGCTGGGCGGCTGGCGAGCGGTGCTGCTGGTGGCGGCCGGATTGCAGGTGGTGATGGCGATCAGCGTGTATCTGCTCGCGCCCGCCACCCCGCGCACCGCGACGGGAGAAAGCTATCCACAGGTGCTGGCCTCGATTCTGGGTTTGATCCGCCGTCACGCCGTGCTGCGTCAGCGCATGCTGCTGGGTTTCATTCTGATGGGGTGCTTCTCGCTGGTGTGGACGGCGCTGGCGTTCCTGCTGTCCGGCTCGGGCGGAAGCGCCTATCACTACGGCGAATTCGTGATCGGCCTGTTCGGTCTGGCGGGCGTGGTCGGGGCGCTGGGCGCACCGGTGGTGGGGCGGCTGGCCGATCGCGGGCACCTGCGTCGCGTCACCTCGCTGACCTGGCTGGTGCTGCTGGCCAGTTGGGTCCTGGTGGCGTGGGGCGGGCACAGTGTGGTGGCGCTGATCGCGGCGCTGGTGGTGTTCGACTTCGGTATCCAGGGCGCGCATCTGACCAATCAGAGCGCCATCTACACCCTGGATCCGGCGGCGCGCAGCCGTCTGACGACGGCGTACATGGTCACCTATTTCCTCGGCGGCGTGACGGGTTCGGTGACCGCGGGTCTCGCCTACCAGGCCGGCGGCTGGGCGCTGGTGTGCGGGATCGGCGTGGCCGCGACCGTGGCGGGCCTGCTGCTGTGGGCGGTGTTCGCACTCCGCCCACAGCATGCGGGACCTCAGACCGCCATGGCCTCGGGCAGCTGA
- a CDS encoding LysR family transcriptional regulator: MELRQIECFLACCDHRSFTAAARALNLVQSAVSTSVAKLEHELGTRLFDRTPRTLELTVAGRAMVAPARTLLRARGDIVDAIDAARGEIRGEVVIGNLMNIHNIDLAGIIADLHQRFPEVTLQMRQSISGMAGNVAGLRDNSLELALLAGISSEFPGITTHLIAEESLVLCTAPGHPLAGRPFRAADLHGVRFIDFPPGWGIRTIADELFPGRYPVIEVADQAFALELAAKDFGVALIPLSVARLSPGTPFADYHPYPLPWRLCVGHAAARTPSNAARTVIAALTAHGGLADGQAHADS; encoded by the coding sequence ATGGAGTTGCGCCAGATCGAATGCTTCCTGGCCTGCTGCGACCATCGGTCCTTCACCGCCGCGGCCCGCGCGCTCAACCTGGTGCAGTCCGCGGTCTCCACCAGCGTGGCCAAACTCGAGCACGAACTCGGGACGCGACTGTTCGACCGCACACCGCGGACCCTCGAGCTGACCGTCGCGGGCCGGGCCATGGTCGCCCCCGCCCGCACCCTGCTGCGCGCCCGCGGCGACATCGTGGACGCCATCGACGCCGCCCGCGGCGAGATCCGCGGTGAAGTGGTGATCGGCAATCTGATGAACATCCACAACATCGACCTGGCCGGCATCATCGCCGACCTGCACCAGCGGTTTCCGGAGGTGACGCTCCAAATGCGCCAGAGCATCTCGGGCATGGCGGGCAATGTGGCCGGGCTGCGCGACAATTCGCTCGAACTGGCCCTGCTCGCGGGCATCAGCAGCGAATTCCCCGGCATCACCACCCACCTCATCGCCGAGGAGTCCCTGGTGCTGTGCACCGCGCCCGGACATCCCCTGGCCGGCCGCCCCTTCCGCGCCGCCGATCTGCACGGCGTGCGCTTCATCGACTTCCCGCCCGGCTGGGGCATCCGCACCATCGCCGACGAACTGTTCCCGGGCCGCTACCCGGTCATCGAGGTGGCCGATCAGGCGTTCGCGCTGGAGTTGGCCGCCAAGGATTTCGGGGTGGCGCTCATCCCGCTGTCGGTCGCCCGGCTGTCCCCCGGCACCCCGTTCGCCGACTACCACCCGTATCCGCTGCCGTGGCGGTTGTGCGTCGGCCACGCGGCCGCGCGCACCCCGTCGAATGCGGCGCGCACGGTCATCGCGGCGCTCACCGCGCACGGCGGGCTCGCCGACGGGCAGGCACACGCAGACTCGTGA
- a CDS encoding TetR/AcrR family transcriptional regulator — MVTTATSSHAGRRQRKMHDKQSRIFEAAATLFAEQGFDRVTTQQISDRADIAAGTLFRYAATKGELLLMVYNEELRTALENGAGEARAQTDTVAAVSGMLGPLLRAAAQRTENTIVYQRELLFGSPTDKYRSEGLALVARLEAMIAERLIADAGESGSARVEEQARLAGRSIFAVLHLALARPATGAHPGHDAIGDLRAQIAQIVAGFFTSTGRQ; from the coding sequence ATGGTCACAACGGCCACGTCATCGCACGCCGGACGACGGCAGCGCAAGATGCACGACAAGCAGTCCCGGATCTTCGAGGCGGCCGCGACCCTGTTTGCCGAGCAGGGCTTTGATCGGGTCACCACCCAGCAAATATCCGATCGCGCCGATATCGCGGCGGGCACGCTGTTCCGCTACGCGGCCACCAAAGGCGAACTGTTGCTGATGGTTTACAACGAGGAACTGCGTACCGCGCTCGAGAACGGCGCGGGAGAGGCTCGCGCACAGACCGATACGGTGGCGGCGGTGTCGGGCATGCTGGGTCCGCTGCTGCGGGCGGCCGCGCAGCGCACCGAGAACACCATCGTCTATCAGCGAGAGCTGCTGTTCGGCTCACCCACCGACAAGTACCGATCCGAGGGCCTGGCCCTGGTTGCCCGGCTGGAGGCCATGATCGCCGAACGGCTCATCGCCGACGCCGGCGAATCCGGTTCCGCGCGCGTGGAAGAGCAGGCCCGGCTGGCGGGCCGCAGCATCTTCGCGGTATTACATCTGGCGCTGGCGCGACCCGCTACCGGTGCACATCCCGGACACGACGCCATCGGCGATCTGCGGGCGCAGATCGCACAGATAGTCGCGGGCTTCTTCACATCCACAGGGAGGCAATGA
- a CDS encoding 3-hydroxyacyl-CoA dehydrogenase, which yields MSIEIRKVTVLGTGVLGSQIAFQSAFRGFDVTGYDIDDAALTAARGRFDQLAATYRDQVPGAGDGKAEATAAGIALSSDLGAAVSDADLVIEAVPEVLAIKQATYEQLGKLAPERTIFATNSSTLLPSAIKDFTGRPDRFLALHFANMVWHFNTAEIMGTPDTDPAVYQAVVDFATAIGMVPIELHKEKAGYVLNSLLVPLLDAAMHLAEGGYADPEAVDKTWRIGTGAPAGPFQILDIIGLTTPYNILSNGDATSQRIAKWLKDNYIDQGKLGLATGEGFYKYTV from the coding sequence ATGAGCATCGAGATCCGCAAGGTCACCGTGCTCGGCACCGGCGTACTGGGTTCCCAGATCGCGTTCCAGTCCGCGTTCCGCGGCTTCGACGTCACCGGTTACGACATCGACGACGCGGCCCTGACCGCGGCCCGCGGCCGCTTCGACCAGCTGGCGGCCACCTACCGCGACCAGGTGCCGGGCGCCGGCGACGGCAAGGCGGAGGCGACCGCGGCGGGCATCGCGCTCAGTTCCGATCTGGGAGCGGCGGTCTCGGACGCCGACCTGGTGATCGAGGCGGTGCCGGAGGTGCTCGCCATCAAGCAGGCAACCTACGAGCAGCTGGGCAAGCTCGCACCCGAACGCACCATCTTCGCCACCAACTCCTCCACCCTGCTACCCAGTGCGATCAAGGATTTCACCGGCCGCCCGGACCGGTTCCTGGCGCTGCACTTCGCGAACATGGTGTGGCACTTCAACACCGCCGAGATCATGGGCACCCCCGACACCGATCCGGCCGTCTATCAGGCGGTGGTGGACTTCGCCACCGCCATCGGCATGGTGCCCATCGAATTGCACAAGGAGAAGGCGGGTTACGTCCTCAACTCGCTGCTGGTGCCGCTGCTGGACGCGGCCATGCACCTGGCCGAGGGCGGCTACGCCGACCCGGAAGCGGTGGACAAGACCTGGCGGATCGGCACCGGCGCACCGGCCGGGCCGTTCCAGATCCTCGACATCATCGGCCTGACCACGCCGTACAACATCCTGTCGAACGGCGACGCCACCTCGCAGCGCATCGCGAAGTGGCTCAAGGACAACTACATCGACCAGGGCAAGCTCGGCCTCGCCACCGGAGAGGGGTTCTACAAGTACACGGTCTAG
- a CDS encoding oleate hydratase produces the protein MEYTSGNYEAFARPRKPAGVDDKTAWFVGSGLASMSGAAFLIRDGQMPGDKITILEELKIPGGALDGIKEPKKGFVIRGGREMENHFECLWDLFRSIPSIEVDNASVLDEFYWLNKDDPNFSLERATVNRGQSAQTKNLFTLNDKAQKDVTKIFLATREEMEGKRINEVFSKDFFESNFWMYWRTMFAFEDWHSALEMKLYLHRFVHHIGGLPDFSALKFTKYNQYESLVLPLYRWLLDQGVTFKFDTTVTDVDFEITADRKQATRIHWESEGIEGGVDLGPNDLLMMTIGSLTENSDEGDQHTPAKLNEGPAPAWDLWRRIAAKDKAFGRPDVFGSHIPETKWESATVTTLDQRIPEYIQKICKRDPFSGKVVTGGIVTVKDSSWLMSWTVNRQPHFKQQPKDQIVVWVYALFADKPGDYVKKTMQECTGEEITQEWLYHLGVPEADIPELAAEAARCVPVMMPYVTAFFMPRKAGDRPDVVPAGAVNFAFIGQFAETSRDCIFTTEYSVRTGMEAAYQLLDIERGVPEVFNSTYDIRTLLTAMTRLRDGDPIDLPGPELLWRGLAKRLGNNEIGELLTQYGVIAE, from the coding sequence ATGGAATACACCAGCGGCAACTACGAAGCCTTCGCACGACCCCGCAAGCCCGCGGGCGTGGACGACAAGACGGCCTGGTTCGTCGGGTCGGGTCTCGCGTCGATGTCCGGTGCGGCGTTCCTCATCCGCGACGGTCAGATGCCCGGTGACAAGATCACCATTCTGGAAGAGCTGAAGATCCCCGGCGGCGCGCTCGACGGCATCAAGGAACCGAAGAAGGGGTTCGTCATTCGCGGTGGCCGCGAAATGGAGAACCACTTCGAGTGTCTGTGGGACCTGTTCCGGTCCATTCCGTCCATCGAGGTCGACAACGCCAGCGTGCTCGACGAGTTCTACTGGCTCAACAAGGACGACCCGAACTTCTCGCTCGAGCGCGCCACCGTCAATCGCGGGCAGAGCGCCCAGACCAAGAACCTCTTCACGCTCAACGACAAGGCGCAGAAGGACGTCACCAAGATCTTCCTCGCCACCCGTGAGGAGATGGAGGGCAAGCGCATCAACGAGGTGTTCTCGAAGGACTTCTTCGAGAGCAACTTCTGGATGTACTGGCGCACCATGTTCGCCTTCGAGGACTGGCACAGCGCGCTGGAGATGAAGCTGTACCTGCACCGCTTCGTGCACCACATCGGCGGGCTGCCGGACTTCTCGGCGCTGAAGTTCACCAAGTACAACCAGTACGAGTCGTTGGTGCTGCCGCTGTATCGGTGGCTGCTGGATCAGGGCGTCACCTTCAAGTTCGACACCACCGTCACCGATGTCGACTTCGAGATCACCGCGGATCGCAAGCAGGCCACCAGGATTCACTGGGAGTCCGAAGGCATCGAGGGCGGCGTCGACCTCGGCCCCAACGATCTGCTGATGATGACGATCGGCTCGCTGACCGAGAACTCCGACGAAGGCGATCAGCACACGCCGGCCAAGCTCAACGAGGGACCGGCTCCGGCATGGGATCTGTGGCGTCGAATCGCGGCCAAGGACAAGGCTTTCGGTCGCCCGGACGTGTTCGGGTCGCACATTCCCGAGACCAAGTGGGAGTCGGCCACCGTCACCACGCTGGATCAGCGCATTCCCGAATACATTCAGAAGATCTGCAAGCGGGATCCCTTCAGCGGCAAGGTCGTCACCGGCGGCATCGTCACCGTGAAGGACTCCAGCTGGCTGATGAGCTGGACGGTCAACCGGCAGCCGCACTTCAAGCAGCAGCCCAAGGATCAGATCGTGGTCTGGGTGTACGCGCTGTTCGCCGACAAGCCCGGCGACTACGTGAAGAAGACCATGCAGGAGTGCACCGGCGAGGAGATCACCCAGGAATGGCTGTACCACCTGGGCGTTCCCGAGGCGGACATCCCTGAACTGGCCGCCGAGGCCGCCCGCTGTGTGCCGGTGATGATGCCCTACGTGACGGCGTTCTTCATGCCGCGCAAGGCCGGTGACCGCCCCGATGTGGTGCCCGCGGGCGCGGTGAACTTCGCCTTCATCGGGCAGTTCGCCGAGACCAGCCGGGACTGCATCTTCACCACGGAGTACTCGGTGCGCACCGGTATGGAGGCGGCGTATCAGCTGCTCGACATCGAGCGGGGCGTGCCGGAGGTGTTCAACTCAACCTACGACATCCGCACCCTGCTGACGGCCATGACCCGGCTGCGGGACGGCGATCCGATCGACCTGCCCGGTCCGGAGCTGCTGTGGCGCGGGCTGGCGAAGCGCCTGGGCAACAACGAGATCGGTGAGCTGCTCACCCAGTACGGCGTCATCGCCGAGTAA
- a CDS encoding nuclear transport factor 2 family protein, translated as MHPFRKAVEARDAEAIEALLADNVVFTSPVAFKPYPGKAITAAILRGVMRVFEDFTYVKEIGAPDAADHALVFETTVAGKRITGCDFLHLDADGKIDEFTVMVRPLSGAQALAEAMAAQFEQIQREAVAQIEREAAAAEQ; from the coding sequence ATGCACCCGTTCCGCAAGGCCGTGGAGGCCCGCGACGCCGAGGCCATCGAAGCGCTGCTCGCCGATAATGTGGTGTTCACCAGCCCGGTCGCCTTCAAGCCGTACCCGGGCAAGGCCATCACCGCGGCCATCCTGCGCGGGGTCATGCGGGTGTTCGAGGACTTCACCTACGTCAAGGAGATCGGTGCGCCCGACGCCGCCGATCACGCGCTGGTGTTCGAGACCACGGTCGCCGGCAAGCGCATCACCGGCTGCGACTTCCTGCACCTCGACGCCGACGGCAAAATCGACGAGTTCACGGTGATGGTGCGGCCGCTGTCGGGCGCGCAGGCGCTGGCCGAAGCGATGGCCGCCCAGTTCGAGCAGATCCAGCGCGAGGCCGTCGCCCAAATCGAACGGGAGGCAGCAGCGGCCGAACAGTGA
- a CDS encoding SGNH/GDSL hydrolase family protein, with protein MTDGTYTRYVALGDSQTEGVGDGDDLSGLRGWADRLAERLAATNPGLTYANLAVRGKLAGQIRADQLDAALSLRPDLATVLAGMNDLLRPNFDPDGIVAEVEAMFAALTATGAVVATLTFPDVAETIPLARPLRGRVSVLNDRLRAAARRHGVLVAETGHHRVVTDPRLWSPDRLHASPLGHQRISEAMAETLRLPGADDAWTRPITPALPEHGLLRSMAAEFQWAATALGPWAMRRLRGISSGDQRVAKRPQPLPVFSTPISH; from the coding sequence ATGACCGATGGCACCTACACCCGTTACGTCGCGCTGGGCGACAGCCAGACCGAGGGCGTCGGCGACGGCGACGACCTGAGCGGCCTGCGGGGCTGGGCGGACCGGCTGGCCGAGCGACTGGCCGCCACCAATCCCGGATTGACTTACGCCAACCTCGCGGTGCGCGGCAAGCTGGCCGGCCAGATCCGCGCCGACCAGCTCGACGCGGCCCTGTCGCTGCGCCCCGATCTGGCCACGGTGCTCGCGGGCATGAACGATCTGCTGCGCCCCAACTTCGACCCCGACGGCATCGTCGCCGAGGTCGAGGCCATGTTCGCCGCGCTCACCGCCACCGGCGCGGTGGTGGCGACGCTGACCTTTCCCGATGTCGCCGAGACGATTCCGCTGGCTCGGCCCCTGCGCGGCCGGGTGAGCGTGCTCAACGACCGGTTGCGCGCGGCGGCTCGACGCCACGGCGTGCTGGTGGCCGAGACCGGGCATCACCGGGTCGTCACCGATCCGCGGCTGTGGAGCCCGGACCGGCTGCACGCCAGCCCGCTCGGGCATCAGCGCATCTCCGAGGCCATGGCCGAGACGCTGCGCCTGCCGGGCGCGGACGACGCGTGGACCCGGCCGATCACCCCCGCGCTGCCCGAGCACGGTCTGCTGCGCTCGATGGCCGCCGAATTCCAGTGGGCGGCAACCGCGCTGGGGCCGTGGGCGATGCGCCGGCTGCGCGGCATCTCCTCCGGGGACCAGCGGGTCGCCAAGCGGCCGCAGCCGCTGCCGGTGTTCAGCACGCCGATCTCGCACTGA
- a CDS encoding PLP-dependent cysteine synthase family protein encodes MFIGDNVLAAIGDTPLVRLHRVTPEGCAEILVKAEGQNPTGSMKDRAAQAMIAVAERDGRLKPGGTVVEWTSGSTGAALGLVCAAKGYRLRLVSSTVFSAEKLTQMAAFGAELTVVPSPDGMITEQLFHTMIATAERLGREPDTFWTDQLHNTDAITGYHALGQEIWAQTECRVDAFVQAVGTAAALRGTASLLRYHKQRRLQVVAVEPAESAVLSGGSPGAHRIEGIGVGYRPPLWDPTLVDEVVAVSTADAEAMARRLAREEGLCAGTSSGANVVAAIRVGLRLGPRARVVTLLPDSGLKYLTTSVFRR; translated from the coding sequence ATGTTCATCGGCGACAACGTCTTGGCGGCGATCGGCGATACTCCGCTGGTGCGGTTGCACCGGGTGACACCGGAGGGTTGCGCGGAGATCCTGGTGAAGGCCGAGGGGCAGAATCCGACCGGGAGCATGAAGGATCGGGCGGCCCAGGCCATGATCGCCGTCGCCGAACGTGACGGACGCCTGAAACCCGGTGGCACGGTGGTCGAATGGACCAGCGGCAGCACCGGGGCGGCGCTGGGGCTGGTGTGCGCGGCCAAGGGGTATCGGCTGCGGCTGGTCAGCTCCACCGTGTTCAGCGCCGAGAAGCTCACGCAGATGGCGGCCTTCGGCGCGGAGCTGACCGTGGTGCCCAGTCCCGACGGGATGATCACCGAGCAGCTGTTCCACACCATGATCGCCACGGCCGAACGCCTCGGCCGTGAACCGGATACCTTCTGGACCGATCAGCTGCACAACACCGACGCCATCACCGGCTATCACGCGCTGGGCCAGGAGATCTGGGCGCAGACCGAGTGCCGGGTGGATGCGTTCGTGCAGGCCGTCGGCACCGCGGCCGCGCTGCGGGGGACGGCGTCGCTGCTGCGGTATCACAAGCAGCGGCGACTACAGGTGGTCGCTGTCGAGCCCGCCGAGTCGGCCGTGCTGTCCGGCGGGTCGCCCGGGGCGCATCGGATCGAGGGCATCGGCGTGGGTTATCGCCCGCCGCTGTGGGATCCGACCTTGGTCGACGAGGTGGTGGCGGTGTCCACCGCCGACGCCGAGGCCATGGCCCGCCGACTGGCCCGGGAGGAGGGCCTGTGCGCCGGCACCTCGTCCGGCGCGAACGTGGTGGCCGCCATCCGGGTGGGCCTGCGGCTGGGTCCTCGTGCCCGTGTCGTCACCCTGTTGCCCGATTCGGGCCTGAAGTACCTGACCACGTCGGTCTTCAGACGTTGA
- a CDS encoding TerD family protein, with protein MSVSLAKGGNVSLSKQAPNLMKVAVGLGWDVRSTTGADFDLDASAIACGTNGRVVSDKHFVFYNNLRSPEGTIEHTGDNLTGAGEGDDEVINVDLAAMPPVITNIFFPVSIYEAETRRQAFGQVRNAYIRVVDAVTGTELARFDLTEDASTETAMVFGELYRHGPEWKFRAIGQGYASGLGGIARDYGVNV; from the coding sequence ATGAGTGTCAGCTTGGCCAAGGGTGGGAACGTCTCGCTGTCGAAGCAGGCGCCGAATCTGATGAAGGTCGCGGTCGGGCTGGGGTGGGATGTGCGCAGCACCACCGGGGCCGACTTCGATCTGGATGCCAGTGCGATCGCCTGCGGGACCAACGGGCGGGTGGTGTCCGACAAGCACTTCGTGTTCTACAACAACCTGCGGTCGCCGGAGGGGACGATCGAGCACACGGGGGACAACCTCACCGGGGCGGGGGAGGGGGACGACGAAGTGATCAACGTGGATCTGGCGGCCATGCCGCCGGTGATCACCAATATCTTCTTCCCCGTATCGATCTACGAGGCGGAGACGCGGCGGCAGGCGTTCGGGCAGGTGCGCAACGCGTACATCCGGGTGGTGGACGCGGTCACCGGGACCGAACTGGCGCGATTCGACCTGACCGAGGACGCGTCCACCGAGACCGCCATGGTGTTCGGCGAGCTGTATCGGCACGGGCCGGAATGGAAGTTCCGGGCCATCGGGCAGGGGTACGCGTCCGGATTGGGCGGAATCGCACGGGATTACGGGGTCAACGTCTGA
- a CDS encoding DUF6228 family protein — protein MTCEFDESMIEYDEAIQLSNRSLGGRVRLWHRTMPYSDGTPHDEAFVAACAELSGDGMTATIRGVMLDTVGGRSLPHFLDTLVADFAGWDEIRTWKSLNRELRIDAEHLRLGHVRLGWSLEQGPFDEIAWTATTTTVLEAGEQLRQFAATVRKFLRPGIPANQELG, from the coding sequence GTGACCTGCGAATTCGACGAATCGATGATCGAATATGACGAGGCGATCCAACTGTCGAACCGCAGCCTCGGTGGGCGCGTACGACTCTGGCACCGCACCATGCCCTACAGCGACGGCACACCCCACGACGAAGCCTTCGTCGCGGCGTGTGCCGAACTGTCGGGGGACGGGATGACCGCCACCATCCGCGGAGTCATGCTCGACACCGTCGGAGGCCGCTCGCTTCCACACTTCTTGGACACCTTGGTCGCAGATTTCGCGGGCTGGGACGAGATCCGAACCTGGAAAAGCCTCAACCGTGAGCTCCGCATCGACGCGGAACACCTGCGACTAGGCCATGTCCGCCTGGGCTGGTCACTGGAGCAAGGACCCTTCGATGAGATCGCGTGGACAGCAACTACGACAACGGTATTGGAAGCCGGCGAACAGCTCCGCCAATTCGCCGCCACGGTCCGCAAGTTCCTGCGGCCGGGTATTCCGGCGAATCAGGAGCTGGGCTAG
- a CDS encoding Ig-like domain-containing protein, with the protein MSARIGLDRRISWGVRALVAVSTPVLLFGAPAAAQSTMGNVAMKESNPQVGCAYEVNSGALYRLRARDEARDNFAGSGMLVTFFDDGATIGTGRVGGDPNGWGQAKVSWTPKTVGQHILTASVQGSNGPTPLDPLTVQVRAGTNTGSFGCLPSIFG; encoded by the coding sequence ATGAGTGCACGTATCGGGCTGGACCGCCGGATCAGCTGGGGCGTTCGGGCTTTGGTCGCGGTGTCGACCCCGGTATTGCTGTTCGGCGCTCCGGCCGCGGCCCAATCCACCATGGGGAACGTCGCCATGAAGGAGTCGAATCCACAGGTCGGGTGCGCCTACGAGGTGAACAGTGGTGCCCTGTACCGGTTGCGCGCCCGCGATGAGGCGAGAGACAACTTTGCTGGTAGCGGCATGCTGGTCACCTTCTTCGACGATGGGGCCACCATCGGCACCGGCAGGGTGGGTGGCGACCCGAACGGGTGGGGTCAGGCGAAGGTGTCCTGGACCCCGAAAACCGTTGGGCAGCACATTCTTACCGCGAGTGTGCAGGGCAGCAACGGCCCAACTCCGCTGGATCCGTTGACCGTGCAGGTCCGCGCCGGCACGAATACTGGCAGCTTCGGCTGCTTGCCCAGCATCTTCGGCTAG